The following nucleotide sequence is from Deltaproteobacteria bacterium.
GAGACCTCGATCTCCAACTCGCCCGCCTCCGCCGCCGTGACCGGCGCAAAACGCGGATCCTCGAAGGCGGCGGCGCCGGCCATGCGCTCAATGGTCGCGACCAGCGGTCCGTTGCCGACAATGTTGCCGATGCAGCCGCGCAACTGGCCGTGCCTTTTCAGGGTCACGAACGCGCCGAGTTCGGCGTCCAGGGTTTCGGAATCAAGATGGGGTTTTGCGCCGGGCAGTCCCAGATGATGGGCGATGGCCCAACGGATCAGATCCTTGCAGAAACGCTTTTCCTCGTCGGTCAGAGACAGATGAAACTCCTGCATGGCGACCTCCTAACGGTCAAAAGGCGGTTCCAGTGGCGGATTGGTCCAGAATGGTCCGGAAAAATCCCGGCCAGCGCCATCGACACGGACCTGGCGTCCGTCCAGGCGCACCCGACCGCTGGCAATCCATTGCAAGGCTTGGGGGTAAATGCGGTGTTCGAGCTTCAGGATGCGCGCGCCCAGGCTGGACTCATCGTCCTCGGCAAAGGCGGGCACGGCGGCCTGGATGATGATGGGCCCATGGTCCATTTCCTCGTCCACGAAATGGACCGTGCACCCGGCCAGACGCACCCCGTGACCAGCCTGCTGGGCCTGGGCGTGGATGCCGGGGCAGGCCGGCAGCAGGGCCGGATGGATATTGACCACCCGACCGGCAAAGGGTGTCAAAAAGGCCGGAGTCAGAATGCGCATGAATCCGGCCAGGGCCACCCACTCCACCCCGGCCGTCTGGAGCAGACGAACCAGCTCGCGGTCAAAATCCTCGCGCACGGGAAAATCCGCATGGCGCACGCAGGCCGTGGGGATGCCCGCCGCCCGCGCCCGCTCAAGACCCACGGCCTCGGGCTTGTTGGACACCACCAACGCGATCTCGGCGTGCAGGGATCCATCGGCCACGCGGTCGAGCATGGCCTGCAGGTTGGACCCGGAGCCGGAGACAAGCACGCCCAGTCGCATGGCTAGCCCCGCACCAGGGCGTCAACCAAGGCCGGGATGGTGTAGTCCTCGGGCATGATGTCCGGAGTGAAACCGTATTTCTCCAAGGTCTTGGCCGTGACCGGACCAATGCAGCAGATCTTGAGCGACTGGCCCACGTACGGCCGCA
It contains:
- a CDS encoding AMMECR1 domain-containing protein; this encodes MQEFHLSLTDEEKRFCKDLIRWAIAHHLGLPGAKPHLDSETLDAELGAFVTLKRHGQLRGCIGNIVGNGPLVATIERMAGAAAFEDPRFAPVTAAEAGELEIEVS
- a CDS encoding phosphoribosylglycinamide formyltransferase codes for the protein MRLGVLVSGSGSNLQAMLDRVADGSLHAEIALVVSNKPEAVGLERARAAGIPTACVRHADFPVREDFDRELVRLLQTAGVEWVALAGFMRILTPAFLTPFAGRVVNIHPALLPACPGIHAQAQQAGHGVRLAGCTVHFVDEEMDHGPIIIQAAVPAFAEDDESSLGARILKLEHRIYPQALQWIASGRVRLDGRQVRVDGAGRDFSGPFWTNPPLEPPFDR